One window of Heptranchias perlo isolate sHepPer1 chromosome 15, sHepPer1.hap1, whole genome shotgun sequence genomic DNA carries:
- the LOC137333118 gene encoding ankyrin repeat domain-containing protein 46 isoform X1 yields MSYVFVNDSCQTSVPLLQACIDGDLAYAKRLLESGFDSNIRDSRGRTGLHVAAARGNVEICRLLHKFGADLLATDYQGNTALHLCGHVDSIQFLVSNGLKIDICNHHGATPLALAKRRGVNKDAIKLLESLEEQEVKGFNRGTHSKLEIMQTAENESEQETQNIIIRGWETDHQPLSAMESHSLLNPNLQNTEGVLSSFRSTWQEFVDDLGFWRVLLLIVVIALLSLGIAYYVSGVLPFVENQPELVH; encoded by the exons ATGTCGTACGTCTTCGTCAACGACTCTTGTCAGACCAGCGTGCCGCTGCTCCAGGCTTGCATCGACGGCGACCTCGCCTACGCCAAGAGGCTGCTGGAGAGCGGCTTCGACTCTAACATCCGCGACAGCCGAGGCCGCACCGGCCTGCATGTGGCCGCCGCCCGGGGCAACGTTGAGATCTGCCGCCTGCTGCACAAGTTTGGGGCCGACCTGCTCGCCACCGACTACCAGGGCAACACGGCCCTGCACCTGTGCGGCCATGTCGACTCCATCCAGTTCCTGGTCTCCAACGGCCTCAAAATCGACATCTG CAACCATCATGGTGCCACACCACTTGCATTGGCAAAACGTAGAGGAGTAAACAAAGATGCCATCAAGTTGCTGGAGTCCTTGGAGGAGCAAGAAGTGAAAGGATTCAATCGTGGAACTCACTCTAAACTAGAGATTATGCAGACTGCGGAAAATGAGAG CGAGCAGGAGACTCAGAACATCATCATCAGAGGCTGGGAAACAGACCATCAGCCCCTCAG tgcCATGGAGAGCCACTCACTCCTGAATCCGAACCTCCAGAATACAGAAGGCGTTCTTTCCAGCTTCCGATCTACCTGGCAGGAGTTTGTGGATGATCTGGGCTTCTGGAGAGTTCTGCTGCTCATTGTTGTGATTGCATTGTTGTCTCTTGGCATTGCGTACTACGTCAGTGGCGTTCTGCCCTTTGTGGAAAACCAGCCTGAACTAGTGCATTAA
- the LOC137333118 gene encoding ankyrin repeat domain-containing protein 46 isoform X2, which produces MSYVFVNDSCQTSVPLLQACIDGDLAYAKRLLESGFDSNIRDSRGRTGLHVAAARGNVEICRLLHKFGADLLATDYQGNTALHLCGHVDSIQFLVSNGLKIDICNHHGATPLALAKRRGVNKDAIKLLESLEEQEVKGFNRGTHSKLEIMQTAENESAMESHSLLNPNLQNTEGVLSSFRSTWQEFVDDLGFWRVLLLIVVIALLSLGIAYYVSGVLPFVENQPELVH; this is translated from the exons ATGTCGTACGTCTTCGTCAACGACTCTTGTCAGACCAGCGTGCCGCTGCTCCAGGCTTGCATCGACGGCGACCTCGCCTACGCCAAGAGGCTGCTGGAGAGCGGCTTCGACTCTAACATCCGCGACAGCCGAGGCCGCACCGGCCTGCATGTGGCCGCCGCCCGGGGCAACGTTGAGATCTGCCGCCTGCTGCACAAGTTTGGGGCCGACCTGCTCGCCACCGACTACCAGGGCAACACGGCCCTGCACCTGTGCGGCCATGTCGACTCCATCCAGTTCCTGGTCTCCAACGGCCTCAAAATCGACATCTG CAACCATCATGGTGCCACACCACTTGCATTGGCAAAACGTAGAGGAGTAAACAAAGATGCCATCAAGTTGCTGGAGTCCTTGGAGGAGCAAGAAGTGAAAGGATTCAATCGTGGAACTCACTCTAAACTAGAGATTATGCAGACTGCGGAAAATGAGAG tgcCATGGAGAGCCACTCACTCCTGAATCCGAACCTCCAGAATACAGAAGGCGTTCTTTCCAGCTTCCGATCTACCTGGCAGGAGTTTGTGGATGATCTGGGCTTCTGGAGAGTTCTGCTGCTCATTGTTGTGATTGCATTGTTGTCTCTTGGCATTGCGTACTACGTCAGTGGCGTTCTGCCCTTTGTGGAAAACCAGCCTGAACTAGTGCATTAA